The following DNA comes from Pseudoalteromonas aliena SW19.
GAGCTTGAAGCGGTTATTCAAGCGCACGATGGTCATAACATCGATAACGTTTTAGAACGTGCTGCTGATGCACTTCGTCTGCCAGAATGGGATGCTAAAATTGAGCACCTTTCAGGTGGTGAGCGTCGTCGTGTTGCTATATGTCGATTATTACTTGAAAAACCAGACATGCTTATTCTCGATGAGCCAACTAACCACTTGGATGCTGAGTCGGTTGCATGGTTAGAGCGTTTCTTACACGATTACGAAGGCACCGTTGTGGCAGTAACGCATGACCGTTACTTCCTTGATAATGTAGCTGGTTGGATATTAGAGCTTGACCGTGGCGAAGGTATTCCATGGGAAGGTAACTACTCTTCTTGGCTTGAACAAAAAGATGCGCGCCTGCAGCAAGAACAAAAATCAGAAAAAGCGCGTCAAAAATCAATTGCGCAAGAACTTGAATGGGTTCGTTCAAACCCTAAAGGTCGCCAAGCTAAGTCAAAAGCACGTATGGCTCAGTTTACTGAAATGCAGCAATCTGATTACCAAAAGCGTAACGAAACTAACGAAATGTTTATTCCACCTGGCCCGCGTTTAGGCGACCAAGTACTTGAAGTAACTAATCTTCGTAAGAGCTTTGGCGATCGCGTTTTAATTGACGATTTAAGCTTTAGCATGCCAAAAGGTGCCATTGTGGGCATTATTGGCGCGAATGGCGCGGGTAAATCAACGTTATTTAAAATGATAAGCGGTGAGCAAGAGCAAGACAGCGGTAGCATCAGCGTTGGTGAAACTGTACACCTTGCGACTGTTGATCAGTTCCGCGACGGGATGGACGAAAGCAAAACTGTTTTCCAAGAAATATCAGACGGTCAAGACGTATTAAAAATTGGTAACTTTGAGTTCCCAAGCCGTGCGTATGTAAGTCGCTTTAACTTTAAAGGTAACGATCAGCAAAAGTTTGTTAAAGACCTATCAGGTGGTGAGCGTAACCGTTTACACCTTGCTAAGTTATTAAAAGCGGGCGGCAATGTGTTATTACTGGATGAGCCAACCAATGACTTGGACGTTGAAACACTACGTGCACTGGAGAACGCTATTTTAGAGTTCCCAGGTTGTGTAATGTGTATATCGCATGACCGTTGGTTCCTTGACCGTATTGCTACACATATTTTAGATTACCGCGATGAAGGTCAAATTAACTTCTTTGATGGTAACTACACTGAATACGAAGAGTGGCTTAAAAAGACATTGGGTGCAGCAGCAGCTCAACCTAAACGTATTAAGTACAAAAAAATTGGCTAATATTCACTGTAGCTAATTTATTACAGTAACACTAAGCCCTGCATTTATGCGGGGCTTTTTTATGCCACCAGTATTCTAAACACTTATTTTCTAGCATGTAGAGAATTACCCGCTATGATTAATTTATTATAAAAACAATAAGGCCAAGTTAGGTTATGCAAAATCGTCGTCAGTTTTCTCGTGTTTTATTTTCAACCGATGCACAAGTAATTTTTAATGATCATCAATACCCATGTAAATTACTCGATATCTCTTTACACGGCGCGTTAATTACTAGATGTGACGCCTTTTCTAGCAGCACTAATACCAATGCAATACTGTGCTTTACACTC
Coding sequences within:
- the ettA gene encoding energy-dependent translational throttle protein EttA; translated protein: MVLPDKFIFSMSRVSKVVPPKRTILKDISLHFFPGAKIGVLGLNGSGKSTLLRIMAGVDQDFEGEAHPQPGTKIGYLPQEPVLDESKTVREIVEEAVGEVKHALSRLDEVYNEYAMEGADFDALAKEQGELEAVIQAHDGHNIDNVLERAADALRLPEWDAKIEHLSGGERRRVAICRLLLEKPDMLILDEPTNHLDAESVAWLERFLHDYEGTVVAVTHDRYFLDNVAGWILELDRGEGIPWEGNYSSWLEQKDARLQQEQKSEKARQKSIAQELEWVRSNPKGRQAKSKARMAQFTEMQQSDYQKRNETNEMFIPPGPRLGDQVLEVTNLRKSFGDRVLIDDLSFSMPKGAIVGIIGANGAGKSTLFKMISGEQEQDSGSISVGETVHLATVDQFRDGMDESKTVFQEISDGQDVLKIGNFEFPSRAYVSRFNFKGNDQQKFVKDLSGGERNRLHLAKLLKAGGNVLLLDEPTNDLDVETLRALENAILEFPGCVMCISHDRWFLDRIATHILDYRDEGQINFFDGNYTEYEEWLKKTLGAAAAQPKRIKYKKIG